The genomic region GACCGACTCGAATAGCACTCGCCCCGCCCGGGGGTCCACCCATTCCCCTCGGTCGAGCTTGACCAGTTCGTTGTTCAACCAGCGTTGGGCGTCGATCCGACGATCGAACGTCCGAGAGCGCCACCTCCGATCGGGAGCCTGATACCGCGCCCGGTACCTCCCGTTTTCGCGTCGGTCGATTGTCGTCCGGGCCATGACGCCCTCCCTCGTGTCTCCGTCATCCTCTCCCGCTGACACTACGTCGTCGGGACGACACAAACTCATGCGGTTTAGGCTCGATGCGTTCCTGGATCCACTGTTGCACGTCACGCCACCGGTAGCGGAGGTGCCGACCCACCCGAAACGCCGGCGGTCCCTCCCTCCGGTAGCGCCAGGCATAGAGCGTCTTGACCGGCACCTCGAGGTAGGCGGCGAGCTCGCGGACGTCGACAAGGCGCTCGTCGTGTTCCATCGCGAAATCATGCCGGGGCACCCTGTCAGACGGATGTCAATTCGTTGCCATTGGAGTTGCACATTGCAGATTCAGAGACTCGCCCCGTGGTTCGGGTGCCTCCGGTGGGAGCCTCGATAGAGCCAATGATTCCGGGCGTTGACAGGGTCCCTGACAGGGTTGCGGACATTCTGCGGAAAGGGTGGTCGACGGCTCCGAGTGTGATCTCGACATGGCCGGGCTGCCGATCCGCCGCTCGAAGTGGCCTCGTGCCTACAACGAGAACAACACAGGGGTAGAAAGGTCCCCGGCTTGCCGTATGACAGCCCGGTGACAGGGTCGTCGGGTTGGATGCCGCTCATGAGACGACCAGAACCGACCATGCCGACACTGAATCCGATGGAGTGGCGCCGTGGAGGTGGCCATCCCACACGTCGGCTGGAGCGTGACCGCCACTGCAACGCAACACAAACGATGACGACAGCAGCGGAATCCGAATGCTTGC from Acidimicrobiia bacterium harbors:
- a CDS encoding helix-turn-helix domain-containing protein → MEHDERLVDVRELAAYLEVPVKTLYAWRYRREGPPAFRVGRHLRYRWRDVQQWIQERIEPKPHEFVSSRRRSVSGRG